One Drosophila teissieri strain GT53w chromosome X, Prin_Dtei_1.1, whole genome shotgun sequence genomic window, ctttatattgattttaattcaaaacatGAAAACTATAACAAACACCTGGAACTTTTTTTTGAGCGCATGGCGAAGAGAAACAAGCTTTCTAAAATTACGCAGAGGATCGCACTCTTACTCCCACTATTTCTCTTAATCTTAACCTAGTTTATTGGACTCTTGTCTTCACGATCGCGTGGTCTTGAAAACCAAATGATATTTAATAGGGTAGTTCAATGTCAAATTGATTGGAGTGATTTATAGCGAAATTTCAGGGAAATCAAATGTGTGAAATACAAGTTAGATATAAAATAGCTCCACACTTGAATCTTCTTGTAAAATCACAAAAGTACGCGTACATCATAAATTTGGAATAATTACGACTGAAACTCGTAAAATCGTATACTtagcacaaacaaaaacaaaactgcaaTGAATGAATTTTCGGATAAACGAAAGTGGGGATTTACTGCgaaattaaagcaaaacaaaaacgtgaGTAAGGGATTTTTctgaaagcaaaataaataataccaaaagaGTAATTTACAAATGTTATGACCAATAATATTTGTGCGTTGAAAGTTCATCAGcgataacaaataaaaagtatttatcatACAAACAGTGATTCATATTAAATTTCTTCCAGAAAACGATAAGCGTAACTACTTTTACATATATCCGAAAAAAGTCGTTGAGTGATTCAGTGAAAGGAAGTTCTTGAATTAAAGCCAACAGTCAGCTTCAAcagctaattgaattaaaatatcttACACCTAATAATTTCTTAAGTAGCTATTACCAATTGTAAGCTGATACTTTAATGTGAGCTGCCGACATTCCACTTTAATTGTTATCGATTAGAAGCACGTGAACTTGTCAGCAGATAATTCTCAAGAACTCGATTCTATAATGTACTCTTCAAGAGTCATTAGGTTTGCAATCTTGTGAATTGCGATCAAGGGAAGCCAAAGCCACTTCAAAAAAGTATTCCAACCtcgtattttttatttacactttttCGTTATCAGAGCGGAGGTGTCTAATAAAAGCCGAAACAATGCACACGTTTTCTTATCGCAATTGTTAAACCCCTTATATGCGTACGTTGCACTTTATCAAGATGTATGAATATTATCTAGATAAAAATACATGGAAAGGAAGTTACTAGTTGCATAATTACATGATTACATACTTGTTGAGAGAAAAATCTAGTCTAATAAGTAAGCTATTTCTGCGGATTTCGAACTTGTAGGTGCCACAAATAGTATTTGAAAGCAAAACAAGCGTCATGCGAGAAATATAGCAGTATTAATCAATGTTTCAGTGGAATTACAAACTCATCTGGCTCCTCAAAATACCCGAATTGTTTATGGACAGAAAGGAAATGGCACATAAATTGGTGGTGGGTGGAAACATGGATGGGGTCACTGGCAATTGCGTTTTTGACCACCAAAAATTTCCCGGAAGCCCGTCCAAAAATCtacaataacaaacaaacggaAAAGCTTTCGTGTTGTTTGGCCTAGGTCATCAATTTTTGTGATGGGGtcaagttttattttaaaatcgcTTTCATCAGCTCACCTGTTGCGGTGTCGTTCCaccagctgttgctgttgcagttgttgttgtgggacTACTGCCTGTTGACTTTCGGTTCTGCACATTATTCTCCTTATCGCCACCGATCTTCTGCACCTGGTCATCCACTGTGTCACCTGGTTTCTGGTTGAGCTTCTGCAGCTCGGTCTTCTCGAACAACTTCGCGTCTTTGCCGCCGctgcaaaaaataacaaataaatcattttaaacaTATACAGATAAATAAACAACTATTAAAGGGACTTAAAAACAAACGTAACTCGGCTTTTAGGAATTTGTAAAATAGTTGAATACGAAACTGTAAAGGAaagcacaaatatttgttataaaaaGCGGTTCAATTGGTTAAAAGATACCATATCcaatttatcatttaaaaacaaatccTTTAGAAAATATgtgcatttgttttgatttcgatgCTTTAACGAATCGCAATCGGCACtgatatgtatttttataactttttatatCGTATTTTATATCTGTTGAATTCCTTCAGAATGTGTCAACTTGAACACAACCACTATCTCAGAAAGCTCGAGTGCCAAGTGCTTAATGGATTTCActgtacatatttttttgcttAACCACCggcattatttttattcgatCATCGTACCAGCAGGGAATCATCGCGTTGATTCGATACATCATCTACCATTCAGAATGACTCATTCCCGTGCGAACTTCGTTTCGGAATTCCCGATTCTCGATTCTCGATTCCCGACTCTCGATTCTCGATTCCGATGGCTAACGCTCGAGTTCCAACTGCAAGACTGCGAAAGCCCAAAAAACTGACTAAGCGGGCGGACGGaatggatgtgaatgtgaatgcaCAATCCGAAAGCAACAGTTGGCACACAATCCGACGATTGAGTCACATAGATACTCCGGCGAACGCACACTCGGATACACAATCAGCTGATAAGCTTATCAGCAACGGTGCACAGCAAGAAATGGTGTAGGTTCTCAagagttttggtttttaaaaatgctatTGAGATACTACCATACTTGTTTtatatctattttttttaatatttatatacaatttattttgaatttaaatttatgaatcTTAGCTTGAACtggaaaatatttcgaatcgatttgaatatattttttcgcaTCTATTTCTGTGTATGAGCAAAAATTGCAAGCACAAATGGACTGAGAAAAatcatgaaaataaataaattgaaaagccaCTCAGGTGACGGCGCCGTTCGATCAGCAAATGAGCACTAAAATAAAACTCCAGTCGGTggaagttttttatttgcccagaCGAATGCGATCGTCGCGTCTCTATTGATTTTGGTGTGtattttgtttgggttttcaaTTCAAATTTCCGAGTGATTTGACAACCGGTTTTCAAGAGGGTGGAGTGCTGGGCACACATTGTTTAGCTATTAGCCACAAAGTTTGATTAATTATAGGAGCGCGAGTTCAATGAGCAAGCCAATAGGCATTTTTACCACACACACTGCACCACAAAACTGGGTATCTTCTTCAGCGAAATGATATTTTAATCTAGCCACAGTCATTCCTATAAATCAGTATCAATCAACGACTGATTCATAAAAGACACTTGTGCCATAGATACAAGCTGACTATTAACTAATCAACAATCGATTTGATTCAACTTTGGACAATTTGCCAGATAagatattaaattatttatgccaaacaaatcaaaagtgAATGCTAATTGGTATTGGCAAGTATTAAGTAGCTTAAGCTCTTCATAAGGCAGCGACCTATTTAACACCTAAATGgcgtaattaaaaattcaaaaaattgccgcaaatattatttcttgcaTCGGAGTGTAAGTTGCACTGGAAGTGCATCTTTGTTGTCGCACTTCGAGTAATTATCGCGACAGGGGGCACATTCAATTAGCTGGGGGGTGCGGTGGGGCAGGGGACTGGATACCGAATGGGGGTCAACTCACTTGGCATCCGATTCcagctgccgttgctgctccATCGATTGTTGGGTGGAGAGCAGATACTGGGTGCGGGCCTCGTCGTGGCTCTTCTTTTTCAGATCGTACATCTTCTGGCGCTCGTGCTCAATGACCTGGTGACCTGTGAACCGTAAATAAGAGTGTGAGTGATGATTTAGGTATATTTTTCTCCATTGGCAAAATTAATATAAAGTATTAAGATTCAGTGAAccgaattcaatttgttttgaaacTTGATTGGCAGGCAAATCGAAGATTTGCCATCAATTCGGTTTCAAAAAGCACTGTTGCGAAGCAATACTAGTTTTTAATAGGTTTTCTTGTATACTTTTGGAAAGCAAAAAGCGGGAAAGAAGGTACTGCTTGCTTCTTAAAATTTTAGATCAAAACTAGATTTTCGTACCCTGTTGAGCCAACAGAAGCTTGCGATTCCTCTCGATCTCCATGATGCTGTCGAAGATCTTTGTGCTGGCACCCTGACTGGCGGAGATGGGCGCATCATTGGCCACCTTGCAGCTGCGGTCGATGTCATCCTGCGAGGGCACACGTCTCTCCAGTGGATTAACCTCAAAGCGATCGCCTTGCAGCGAAAGATTGAAGCTGATCTGCTCACAGCTGCCGCCCCCCAAATCCTCGAAAAGCTGAAGGGGAAGACGCTTGGGCGTACTGGTGTTGGCTTCGATTTTATGGTTGTAGAACATATTTTCGTTCACGCTCTTCGACATCAAATCCTCTTGGTTTCGTCGCTTCGGGCAAAGCAGTTCGGCTGAGCCAAACAGAGATTGGGACATCACGCCATTGACCAGATTGCTGCCTGTGGATCCTGGCGAGCTGGGCGAACCGGGCTCCTCTTCATCCGGTCCGATTTGGATGCGCAGTGCGGCCAATTCGGCCTCGAGGGCAAGACGCTGCTCCTGCCGCTTGAATTCCTCATGACTGGCATGGTGCTCGGACTCCTCCTCGAAATACTGAAACTCTAGGTCCTCGAAAGTCTTTCTATCGCTCTCCAAAGATTCGCAtaccagctgcagctcctccttcaGGCACGCATTGTTTGGTTTCTGCTTTAACATGGCTCGCAGTCTGCAAGTTAAAGGAATATGTaagtaattgaaattattgctcttttgtttataaattggCTTACTTCTTCAGCTGATCCTGCTTTATTTCGATGGACTGCTTAAGTTTGGCCTGCTGATTCTCCTCCATGACGCGAGTGGCATTCCTTTGGGCCTCCAGGCGGCGAACCCGGTTCTGCAGAGCCTGCAGTTGCAGACGCGGCGAGGCACTGGCGGCTAAGGGCTGCTCGCCCAATTCCAACTGAAAGAAAAGGAACTTCTTATTAAACTGATTCTAAATAGCATGAATAAGGCAATATTGATCGACTTTGACAGTAGCCTGTGGGGTGACAGGGAATACTAATTTGAAAGCAACTATAAAGGTACCTCCAGTCCCTCGATTCCCGCTGAAGGTGGCAGTTCGGCCAGTTCCCGCTTGAGCTGCTTGCGCCGCTGGATGAGCTCCCGCCGCTGACGCTGCTCTAGGTGAATGCTTCTGGGTGCCGGTGCTGGCTTCCGGCTCGGTTTGGGTGACTGCGTCTGCGACTCCACGGCCTGCAGATTAAGGGTGAGATTGTTGATGTTCTTGTTACTCCGCTTGGCGGGCACCATGCGatccaactgctgctgctttcgtTCGAAGGATTTGAAGAGCTGCTCGTAGTCGCGTTGCTGATTGGGAGCCGGTGGTTTGGGTGCCAACGGTGGCTTCACCATGctgggaatgggtatgggtttGGATGAAGAGACTACAGCGCTGGATGCCTGTGGTGGCGGACTGATGGCCAAGGCAAAAGCATTGCCAAAGGACACATCCTTCTTTGGCGACATGCAGTTGGTGCGGATCTTCGTTCTCGGACTCTGTGGCACATACTTGCCACCTGAAGTGGCCGCATGGTTCTGGTTAAGATTCTCATGGCTGGCCCTGACCGCAGCCGTGGGAGCAAGTGCATTGGCGGATACACCACTGGACGATCCGCCTGCTCCCGCTGAAGCTGGCACATGGATTTGGCCATTGATCTCCACACGATTGGGCCCTAGCAACCGCACATTCTCATAGCCAGAGGAACTACTCAAAAGTGAAATATTGGCACTGCTTCCTGCTCCTGTCTGCTGTGGAAATGGTGACTTATTCTTGTCCCGCGGCAACGAACCATTGGTTTTGATACGGTTCTGCACAATCGGGGAGGATGTGATGCTGGAGGTACTGGACGCATTGTGCGCAGGAGGCATGGAGTTGTTCCGATCCGCGTACTCCGTGCAGATCTTCAGCATATCCTCCAGTTCGGCGCCACCGCC contains:
- the LOC122625160 gene encoding pleckstrin homology-like domain family B member 1 isoform X1, with the translated sequence MSLTKKDPSLRVAASDPHLVSLGGGRLSTAVTIHYIHIGDTTIGSAASCSISLNGSGVRPLHCTIYRSDANEVTLVPEKDSRLLIDGAPILEETKLSQGAMITIGNSNYLRFNNPDEAQMMRSAMGSNERISMPQIDFTQSARQAHELSQSLELESFYESIINPINNPSTYELECPKVFSSDLVTVNMPAKDVLGQKYASFARNLAENHRNEKQLNNQYAKGVGSNGGYWNVPSNAAIYKEQLQQQQQQAPPDLLTKVNNDRYDRYPKAGGLQIYSMNGVNSDINNGLAAGNNSGTGGGAELEDMLKICTEYADRNNSMPPAHNASSTSSITSSPIVQNRIKTNGSLPRDKNKSPFPQQTGAGSSANISLLSSSSGYENVRLLGPNRVEINGQIHVPASAGAGGSSSGVSANALAPTAAVRASHENLNQNHAATSGGKYVPQSPRTKIRTNCMSPKKDVSFGNAFALAISPPPQASSAVVSSSKPIPIPSMVKPPLAPKPPAPNQQRDYEQLFKSFERKQQQLDRMVPAKRSNKNINNLTLNLQAVESQTQSPKPSRKPAPAPRSIHLEQRQRRELIQRRKQLKRELAELPPSAGIEGLELELGEQPLAASASPRLQLQALQNRVRRLEAQRNATRVMEENQQAKLKQSIEIKQDQLKKLRAMLKQKPNNACLKEELQLVCESLESDRKTFEDLEFQYFEEESEHHASHEEFKRQEQRLALEAELAALRIQIGPDEEEPGSPSSPGSTGSNLVNGVMSQSLFGSAELLCPKRRNQEDLMSKSVNENMFYNHKIEANTSTPKRLPLQLFEDLGGGSCEQISFNLSLQGDRFEVNPLERRVPSQDDIDRSCKVANDAPISASQGASTKIFDSIMEIERNRKLLLAQQGHQVIEHERQKMYDLKKKSHDEARTQYLLSTQQSMEQQRQLESDANGGKDAKLFEKTELQKLNQKPGDTVDDQVQKIGGDKENNVQNRKSTGSSPTTTTATATAGGTTPQQQRHSQPELEHHAIALGMGGGGSGGGGVGGGGGQMVVRSPRPLSEANNCDATIEVPKFGNGMDSASSPAAADNKRASSNSQDTASAGSGSGNSGSGGSTASDRKRILPKHQRPLTRYLPIFSPDLNLRHHIETAGHQIDLCPHVFVDAHSCRGYLHKLGATFHAWSRRWFVLDRQRSALIYYSDKSERKPRGGAYFATIDEVYLDHLNASKSGRPHCTFIVKTKKRSYNLQAASDSAARIWIDAIITGAQGNLDY
- the LOC122625160 gene encoding pleckstrin homology-like domain family B member 1 isoform X2; translation: MITIGNSNYLRFNNPDEAQMMRSAMGSNERISMPQIDFTQSARQAHELSQSLELESFYESIINPINNPSTYELECPKVFSSDLVTVNMPAKDVLGQKYASFARNLAENHRNEKQLNNQYAKGVGSNGGYWNVPSNAAIYKEQLQQQQQQAPPDLLTKVNNDRYDRYPKAGGLQIYSMNGVNSDINNGLAAGNNSGTGGGAELEDMLKICTEYADRNNSMPPAHNASSTSSITSSPIVQNRIKTNGSLPRDKNKSPFPQQTGAGSSANISLLSSSSGYENVRLLGPNRVEINGQIHVPASAGAGGSSSGVSANALAPTAAVRASHENLNQNHAATSGGKYVPQSPRTKIRTNCMSPKKDVSFGNAFALAISPPPQASSAVVSSSKPIPIPSMVKPPLAPKPPAPNQQRDYEQLFKSFERKQQQLDRMVPAKRSNKNINNLTLNLQAVESQTQSPKPSRKPAPAPRSIHLEQRQRRELIQRRKQLKRELAELPPSAGIEGLELELGEQPLAASASPRLQLQALQNRVRRLEAQRNATRVMEENQQAKLKQSIEIKQDQLKKLRAMLKQKPNNACLKEELQLVCESLESDRKTFEDLEFQYFEEESEHHASHEEFKRQEQRLALEAELAALRIQIGPDEEEPGSPSSPGSTGSNLVNGVMSQSLFGSAELLCPKRRNQEDLMSKSVNENMFYNHKIEANTSTPKRLPLQLFEDLGGGSCEQISFNLSLQGDRFEVNPLERRVPSQDDIDRSCKVANDAPISASQGASTKIFDSIMEIERNRKLLLAQQGHQVIEHERQKMYDLKKKSHDEARTQYLLSTQQSMEQQRQLESDANGGKDAKLFEKTELQKLNQKPGDTVDDQVQKIGGDKENNVQNRKSTGSSPTTTTATATAGGTTPQQQRHSQPELEHHAIALGMGGGGSGGGGVGGGGGQMVVRSPRPLSEANNCDATIEVPKFGNGMDSASSPAAADNKRASSNSQDTASAGSGSGNSGSGGSTASDRKRILPKHQRPLTRYLPIFSPDLNLRHHIETAGHQIDLCPHVFVDAHSCRGYLHKLGATFHAWSRRWFVLDRQRSALIYYSDKSERKPRGGAYFATIDEVYLDHLNASKSGRPHCTFIVKTKKRSYNLQAASDSAARIWIDAIITGAQGNLDY